In one Silene latifolia isolate original U9 population chromosome 10, ASM4854445v1, whole genome shotgun sequence genomic region, the following are encoded:
- the LOC141605994 gene encoding F-box protein CPR1-like isoform X2 → MTTNSMVTYSAPGFGYVSSVDDYKYVRILTVLWNIDEGEYDGTGNIVHIFSLKENKWRKIDFDHDDISPCGQAVLINEKLYWAARSGGDDKVVVSFDLEAERFDIIKFNVDRFENLGVMGGCLSKCNCDKTFTGDKLMHILQPPSIVKSVGVPKGLRLDTTSEMIGFTRSGKFFVTGPFNDEPMDFQSRTLGIVDTRTKPMQYTMLLRLDNFFKIARYVPSLVSPFPIEGPSEA, encoded by the exons ATGACGACGAACTCTATGGTGACATATTCAG CTCCTGGATTTGGATATGTATCTTCTGTTGACGACTATAAATATGTGCGAATTTTGACCGTGCTTTGGAATATTGATGAAGGTGAATACGATGGTACGGGTAATATTGTTCATATCTTCTCTCTCAAGGAAAATAAGTGGAGAAAAATTGATTTTGATCATGATGATATCTCTCCTTGTGGACAAGCAGTGCTTATTAATGAGAAATTGTATTGGGCTGCTCGTAGTGGCGGAGATGATAAGGTAGTAGTTAGCTTTGATTTAGAGGCTGAGAGGTTTGACATCATTAAATTCAACGTGGACCGGTTTGAAAACTTAGGAGTCATGGGAGGGTGTTTGAGCAAGTGCAACTGCGATAAGACATTTACAGGCGACAAGTTAATGCATATATTACAACCTCCTTCAATAGTAAAATCTGTTGGTGTGCCAAAAGGGCTGAGATTAGACACGACCTCTGAAATGATCGGTTTTACAAGGTCTGGCAAGTTTTTTGTGACGGGGCCATTCAATGATGAGCCGATGGATTTTCAAAGTAGAACGCTGGGGATAGTTGATACACGCACGAAACCAATGCAATACACAATGCTTTTGAGGTTGGATAACTTTTTCAAGATTGCAAGATATGTTCCAAGCCTAGTTTCACCTTTTCCTATTGAGGGGCCTTCAGAGGCATAG
- the LOC141605994 gene encoding F-box protein CPR1-like isoform X1, protein MGDNHPNIVSKKQVVDQQIYLSNDLLFQEILTRLPVKSLVRFKSVSKQWYFTPSSSDFANAHLIKSPLSHPSASVNTLFIERGHNCYLFSYDDDDDQISVNFEDKLVKLEIDFDVEEDDLELAGSCNGLICLSSMSSFTPASNEYFIIWNPSTRKLHKYASYGYLERFNNEQYFFVAPGFGYVSSVDDYKYVRILTVLWNIDEGEYDGTGNIVHIFSLKENKWRKIDFDHDDISPCGQAVLINEKLYWAARSGGDDKVVVSFDLEAERFDIIKFNVDRFENLGVMGGCLSKCNCDKTFTGDKLMHILQPPSIVKSVGVPKGLRLDTTSEMIGFTRSGKFFVTGPFNDEPMDFQSRTLGIVDTRTKPMQYTMLLRLDNFFKIARYVPSLVSPFPIEGPSEA, encoded by the coding sequence ATGGGAGACAATCACCCAAATATTGTTAGCAAGAAACAAGTTGTTGACCAACAAATTTACCTCTCTAATGATCTGCTTTTTCAAGAAATACTTACAAGATTACCCGTCAAATCCCTTGTTCGATTTAAGTCTGTTTCCAAACAATGGTATTTTACTCCTTCTTCTTCTGATTTCGCTAATGCCCACCTTATTAAATCCCCCTTGTCTCACCCTTCTGCTTCTGTTAACACCTTGTTTATTGAACGCGGTCATAATTGCTACCTATTttcttatgatgatgatgatgatcagaTTTCTGTTAATTTTGAAGATAAGTTGGTTAAACTTGAAATCGACTTTGATGTTGAGGAAGATGATCTTGAACTTGCAGGGTCTTGCAATGGGTTGATTTGTTTAAGTAGTATGTCCAGTTTTACCCCAGCTTCTAACGAATACTTCATTATATGGAACCCGTCTACTCGTAAGCTGCACAAATATGCGTCATATGGGTATTTAGAGCGTTTTAATAATGAACAATACTTTTTTGTAGCTCCTGGATTTGGATATGTATCTTCTGTTGACGACTATAAATATGTGCGAATTTTGACCGTGCTTTGGAATATTGATGAAGGTGAATACGATGGTACGGGTAATATTGTTCATATCTTCTCTCTCAAGGAAAATAAGTGGAGAAAAATTGATTTTGATCATGATGATATCTCTCCTTGTGGACAAGCAGTGCTTATTAATGAGAAATTGTATTGGGCTGCTCGTAGTGGCGGAGATGATAAGGTAGTAGTTAGCTTTGATTTAGAGGCTGAGAGGTTTGACATCATTAAATTCAACGTGGACCGGTTTGAAAACTTAGGAGTCATGGGAGGGTGTTTGAGCAAGTGCAACTGCGATAAGACATTTACAGGCGACAAGTTAATGCATATATTACAACCTCCTTCAATAGTAAAATCTGTTGGTGTGCCAAAAGGGCTGAGATTAGACACGACCTCTGAAATGATCGGTTTTACAAGGTCTGGCAAGTTTTTTGTGACGGGGCCATTCAATGATGAGCCGATGGATTTTCAAAGTAGAACGCTGGGGATAGTTGATACACGCACGAAACCAATGCAATACACAATGCTTTTGAGGTTGGATAACTTTTTCAAGATTGCAAGATATGTTCCAAGCCTAGTTTCACCTTTTCCTATTGAGGGGCCTTCAGAGGCATAG
- the LOC141605996 gene encoding F-box protein CPR1-like: MGDQDSNSEKKQFVEQQSYLSDDLIIQEILTRLPVKSILRFKSVSKQWYSTLSSSDFANAHLMKSPLAYHSAPVNTLFIIDLNKCCYLFSYEDDLSGNFEDYLVRLDPEFDFVKNSLQLTGSCNGLVCLNPISDEYFILWNPSTRKIHKYETDVHLRRIESIDDYKFIRHVICGFWYASFVDDYKFIRILKRTLGTDDTNYIVHIFSLRENKWTRFDFDFGRDFLATGHAILTNDRLYWPAFARPGGHIILSFDLVAERFDVVKLEYRYDSGSANKDDKLMHIYESHEVILTSIDFPKGLGLGMASQMIGFTRTGKCFVTGTITDGVSDYENRMLGVVDTGTKIMQYTTLLRFDMMIGIAGYFPSLVSPFPIKELSTA, from the coding sequence ATGGGAGACCAAGACTCAAATTCTGAGAAGAAACAATTTGTTGAGCAGCAAAGTTACCTTTCTGATGATCTCATTATTCAAGAAATTCTTACAAGATTACCCGTCAAATCCATTCTTCGATTTAAATCAGTTTCGAAACAATGGTATTCTACTCTTTCTTCCTCCGATTTCGCTAATGCCCACCTTATGAAATCCCCGTTGGCTTACCATTCCGCTCCTGTTAACACCTTGTTTATCATAGATCTTAATAAATGTTGTTACCTTTTCTCTTATGAGGATGATCTTTCTGGTAAttttgaagattatttggttaGACTCGACCCCGAGTTTGACTTCGTGAAAAATAGTCTTCAGCTTACTGGATCCTGCAACGGGTTGGTTTGTTTAAACCCAATTTCGGATGAATACTTCATTTTATGGAACCCGTCTACCCGTAAAATCCACAAATATGAAACCGATGTCCATCTTAGGCGTATTGAATCTATTGATGACTATAAATTTATCCGTCACGTAATTTGTGGATTTTGGTATGCATCCTTTGTTGATGACTATAAATTTATCCGAATTTTGAAACGGACTTTGGGAACTGATGATACTAATTATATTGTTCATATCTTCTCTTTGAGGGAAAATAAGTGGAcaagatttgattttgattttggtcgTGATTTCCTTGCTACCGGACACGCAATCCTTACAAATGATAGGTTATATTGGCCTGCTTTTGCTCGTCCTGGTGGTCATATTATTCTTAGCTTCGATTTGGTGGCTGAGAGGTTCGACGTAGTTAAGTTGGAGTACAGGTACGACTCTGGTAGCGCAAATAAAGATGACAAGTTAATGCACATATATGAATCTCATGAGGTAATACTGACATCAATTGATTTTCCAAAGGGGTTGGGCTTAGGCATGGCCTCTCAAATGATTGGGTTTACGAGGACTGGCAAGTGTTTTGTGACAGGGACAATCACTGATGGGGTGAGTGATTACGAGAATAGAATGCTGGGGGTAGTTGACACAGGTACTAAAATTATGCAATACACTACGCTTTTGAGGTTCGATATGATGATTGGTATTGCAGGATATTTTCCAAGCCTAGTTTCACCTTTTCCCATTAAGGAGCTGTCAACGGCATAG